A single window of Scyliorhinus canicula chromosome 30, sScyCan1.1, whole genome shotgun sequence DNA harbors:
- the LOC119958601 gene encoding keratin-associated protein 5-4-like yields the protein MADGPRRRKPIGPTLLIPASLRAAPPHTRTHTLPYPSGLESRARKIRQLHRPPSQAKGEAVRRLVWECRPRGGLCGSAGRAEACGGVQAEQRLVWECRPRGGLCGSVGRAEACVGVQAGQRLVWECRPSRGLCGSAGRAEACVGVQAARRLVWECRPSRGLCGSAGRAEACVGVQATRRGLCGSAGRAEACVGVQAARRLVWECRPHAGACVGVQAEQRLVWECRPHAGLCGSAGRAEACVGVQAARRLVWEYRPSRGLCGSTGRAGACVGVQAERRLVWECRPSRGLCGSAGRAEACVGVQAAHGPVGGRGGESAGRSSPVSKFCWFKPL from the exons ATGGCGGACGGGCCA cgcagaaggaagccCATTGGTCCCACCTTGCTAATACCGGCATCTCTGAGAGCTGCTcctccccacacacgcacacacactttgCCTTATCCCAGTGGACTAGAAAGCAGGGCAAGGAAAATCCGCCAACTGCACAGGCCTCCGAGTCAAGCTAAGGGAGAGGCAGTGCGGAGGCTTGTGTGGGAGTGCAGGCCGCGCGGAGGCTTGTGTGGGAGTGCAGGCCGCGCGGAGGCTTGTGGGGGAGTGCAGGCCGAGCAGAGGCTTGTGTGGGAGTGCAGGCCGCGCGGAGGCTTGTGTGGGAGTGTAGGCCGAGCAGAGGCTTGTGTGGGAGTGCAGGCCGGGCAGAGGCTTGTGTGGGAGTGCAGGCCGAGCAGAGGCTTGTGTGGGAGTGCAGGCCGCGCGGAGGCTTGTGTGGGAGTGCAGGCCGCGCGGAGGCTTGTGTGGGAGTGTAGGCCGAGCAGAGGCTTGTGTGGGAGTGCAGGCCGCGCAGAGGCTTGTGTGGGAGTGCAGGCCACACGCAGGGGCTTGTGTGGGAGTGCAGGCCGAGCAGAGGCTTGTGTGGGAGTGCAGGCCGCACGCAGGCTTGTGTGGGAGTGCAGGCCACACGCAGGGGCTTGTGTGGGAGTGCAGGCCGAGCAGAGGCTTGTGTGGGAGTGCAGGCCGCACGCAGGCTTGTGTGGGAGTGCAGGCCGAGCAGAGGCTTGTGTGGGAGTGCAGGCCGCACGCAGGCTTGTGTGGGAGTACAGGCCGAGCAGGGGCTTGTGTGGGAGTACAGGCCGAGCAGGGGCTTGTGTGGGAGTGCAGGCCGAGCGGAGGCTTGTGTGGGAGTGCAGGCCGAGCAGAGGCTTGTGTGGGAGTGCAG GCCGAGCAGAGGCTTGTGTGGGAGTGCAGGCCGCTcacgggcctgtgggggggagggggggagagagtgcaggCCGCAGCTCGCCTGTAAGTAAGTTCTGCTGGTTTAAACCACTTTAG